One window from the genome of Echinicola vietnamensis DSM 17526 encodes:
- a CDS encoding 6-pyruvoyl trahydropterin synthase family protein, translating to MRVAVYRKEHFNAAHRLFNPEWSDEKNSQVFGKCNNPSYHGHNYDLHVKLVGPIDPATGYVYDMKVLSDMIREKVINKFDHKNLNLDTDEFKQLNPTAENIAVVIWNILRKEIEEKYDLTVRLYETERNYVEYDGH from the coding sequence ATGAGAGTAGCGGTTTATCGCAAGGAGCATTTTAATGCGGCACATCGATTATTTAATCCGGAATGGTCGGATGAAAAGAACAGCCAAGTATTTGGTAAATGCAATAACCCGAGCTATCATGGTCATAATTATGACCTTCATGTGAAATTGGTAGGGCCAATAGATCCTGCTACCGGATATGTTTACGATATGAAAGTCCTGAGTGATATGATCAGGGAAAAGGTAATAAATAAGTTTGACCACAAAAATTTAAATTTGGATACAGATGAATTCAAACAACTCAACCCAACTGCAGAAAACATTGCTGTGGTTATTTGGAATATTTTAAGGAAAGAAATTGAAGAAAAATACGATCTAACGGTTCGATTATATGAAACAGAAAGGAATTATGTTGAATACGACGGGCATTGA
- the folE gene encoding GTP cyclohydrolase I FolE, giving the protein MKQKGIMLNTTGIDIDRSIDEIGDEHIGTSHETPLREDAFEMDDELKMELIEKHFKDIMHVLGLDLTDDSLKGTPRRVAKMFVQEVFSGLDPKNKPEIKLFENKYKYSEMLVEKDITFFSHCEHHFVPIYGKAHVAYISNGNVIGLSKINRIVQYFAKRPQVQERLTMQIGNELKEILGTDDVAVVIDAHHMCVSSRGVKDVNSKTVTSFYSGKFDKDDSTRKEFMQYVTMQ; this is encoded by the coding sequence ATGAAACAGAAAGGAATTATGTTGAATACGACGGGCATTGATATAGACAGGTCAATAGATGAAATCGGGGACGAGCATATCGGCACTTCCCATGAAACTCCTTTGCGAGAAGATGCTTTTGAAATGGACGATGAGCTCAAGATGGAGTTGATCGAGAAACATTTTAAGGACATCATGCATGTACTGGGGCTGGACCTGACAGATGATAGCCTTAAAGGCACTCCGCGTCGTGTGGCGAAAATGTTTGTACAAGAAGTTTTTAGCGGCTTGGATCCAAAGAACAAGCCAGAGATAAAACTTTTTGAAAATAAATATAAATACAGTGAGATGCTTGTCGAGAAGGATATTACATTCTTCTCCCATTGTGAGCATCATTTTGTGCCCATTTATGGTAAGGCCCATGTAGCTTATATTTCCAATGGCAATGTCATTGGTCTTTCCAAGATCAATCGAATCGTTCAGTATTTCGCTAAACGGCCCCAAGTTCAGGAGAGGCTTACCATGCAGATAGGCAATGAACTGAAGGAAATCCTGGGAACGGATGATGTGGCAGTGGTCATTGATGCCCACCACATGTGTGTGTCTTCCAGAGGTGTAAAAGATGTCAATAGTAAGACCGTAACGTCTTTTTACAGTGGGAAATTTGACAAGGATGACAGCACTCGAAAGGAGTTCATGCAATATGTGACCATGCAGTAA
- a CDS encoding peptide-N-glycosidase F-related protein — MKKIFYLLLLTFGSLHVFAYSQDTVHVISHDETTVVTNPKKGENSYTNWAVFPDKDEAIRQIILNITFACPDGMRCADWDYVDHITLKRAGGKNGESLDYEIARMLTPYGGAFGKDWAFEWEVDVTDFSLLLRDSVEIEYKHTGYEPNEDRGWKVTVDFEVIKGPPVMEPVSITKVYQGAYRYGDPENPIGEALKATTISTDKGAVMGRFRVIQTGHGMDSPDGCGEFCNKYRDFYLDGKLVSSRQMWKQCGNNPLYPQAGTWIFDRANWCPGDLIQPDIYDFPLAAPTHTVQLQMEDYVSPKPSANELIAAYVIQYKPYQEKRDVSLQDIIIPSKKAVYSRVNPAAFGPTIVIKNNGSAPLESLDIEHGSKGNKPQTFTWSGKLLPGETDTVTMDGTIPQAGPLTYQINLTKPNGKKDGYQADNLLSSSYEAVPVHNQQLVLYTKTNHAAEENGYTITNAAGEVVFERVAGAFAADSIYKDSLHLPNGAYRLHFTDRGNDGLEFWFKTKAGRGKVILLNDKAQIVKSFEADFGSEISYDFRVGESPSPIDDSEISLGVFPTRAENFTTFDYLSNSPEKVTIKLVKDPSGEVVEEHTYRDLKEGTFTLDLTRYPKSRYFFQVFVQGEMIYNKRLRVKE; from the coding sequence ATGAAAAAAATCTTTTACCTCTTGCTGCTTACCTTTGGCAGCCTCCATGTCTTTGCCTACTCACAGGACACGGTTCATGTCATCAGCCATGACGAAACCACTGTGGTAACCAACCCGAAAAAAGGAGAAAACAGCTATACCAACTGGGCTGTCTTTCCGGATAAGGACGAAGCCATTCGTCAGATCATCCTGAACATTACGTTTGCCTGCCCTGACGGCATGCGCTGTGCCGACTGGGACTATGTGGATCACATTACCCTCAAACGGGCCGGTGGCAAAAACGGTGAATCCTTGGATTATGAAATTGCACGAATGCTTACCCCTTATGGCGGCGCCTTCGGCAAAGATTGGGCATTCGAATGGGAAGTGGATGTCACTGACTTTAGCCTTTTACTGAGAGACAGTGTAGAAATCGAATACAAGCACACCGGCTACGAACCCAATGAGGACAGAGGCTGGAAAGTGACGGTAGATTTTGAAGTGATCAAGGGGCCACCGGTCATGGAGCCCGTCAGCATTACGAAAGTATACCAAGGCGCTTATCGCTATGGAGACCCTGAAAATCCAATCGGGGAAGCACTAAAAGCCACCACCATCTCTACGGATAAAGGAGCCGTCATGGGCCGCTTCCGGGTCATCCAAACAGGTCACGGGATGGACAGCCCGGATGGCTGTGGGGAGTTTTGTAACAAATACAGGGACTTTTACCTGGATGGAAAACTCGTGTCCAGCCGACAAATGTGGAAGCAATGCGGCAACAATCCCCTTTATCCCCAAGCCGGCACTTGGATTTTTGACCGTGCCAATTGGTGCCCGGGTGATTTGATCCAACCGGACATTTATGACTTTCCACTGGCTGCCCCGACGCACACAGTCCAGCTGCAAATGGAGGATTACGTTTCTCCCAAGCCCAGTGCCAATGAGCTGATCGCCGCCTATGTCATTCAATACAAACCGTATCAGGAAAAACGAGACGTAAGCCTTCAGGACATCATTATCCCTTCAAAAAAAGCTGTTTACAGCAGGGTAAACCCAGCAGCTTTTGGTCCTACCATCGTGATCAAAAACAATGGAAGTGCCCCTTTGGAAAGCCTCGATATCGAACATGGCTCCAAGGGAAATAAACCACAAACATTCACTTGGTCAGGAAAATTGCTTCCCGGTGAAACGGATACGGTCACCATGGATGGCACAATCCCCCAAGCAGGGCCTTTAACGTATCAGATCAACCTCACGAAGCCCAACGGAAAAAAAGATGGCTATCAAGCGGACAACCTGCTCAGTTCCTCCTACGAGGCAGTACCTGTCCACAACCAGCAACTAGTGCTGTACACCAAAACCAATCATGCCGCGGAAGAAAACGGGTACACGATCACCAATGCGGCAGGAGAAGTAGTGTTCGAAAGGGTGGCAGGGGCATTCGCAGCAGACTCCATTTACAAAGATAGTCTCCACCTGCCCAATGGCGCTTATCGCCTCCACTTTACCGATCGCGGGAACGATGGACTGGAGTTTTGGTTTAAGACAAAGGCAGGAAGAGGAAAAGTCATTTTATTAAACGATAAAGCCCAAATCGTCAAAAGCTTTGAAGCTGATTTTGGCAGTGAAATCTCTTATGATTTTCGAGTAGGGGAATCCCCCTCTCCGATTGATGACAGTGAAATTTCGCTGGGTGTTTTCCCTACCCGGGCCGAAAACTTCACCACTTTTGACTATTTATCCAACTCCCCCGAAAAGGTAACCATCAAACTGGTAAAGGACCCCAGCGGTGAGGTGGTGGAAGAACACACTTACCGGGATCTTAAGGAAGGAACATTTACCTTAGACCTCACCCGATACCCCAAGAGTCGTTACTTTTTCCAAGTGTTTGTCCAAGGCGAGATGATTTACAACAAACGATTGAGGGTGAAGGAATAA
- a CDS encoding sulfatase family protein, which yields MKYNNLLSFALCLFILTSCQKEPRDQNTENNATQIRTAKNKPNILVIFADDQGTFDTNAYGSKDLETPNLDRIAHEGTRFTQFYAAAPVCSPSRASLMTGKFNHHARLFGNVAPPHADPEFKSGLPTDEITMAEIFKADGYKTGLIGKWHLGHSPEKLPNGQGFDYFFGHQRGCIDNFSHFFFWAGPNMHDLYRNEEEVYYPGQFFGDLMVDEVKKFTAPETEDPFFVYWAINMPHYPYQGRPKWLEHYKDLPSPRREYAAFVSTYDEMIGEVLDHLKATGQLDNTIIVYQSDHGHSTEERAFFGGGNNGVYHGAKFCMLEGGIRVPAMIRYPKAVPANQVRNQMANSIDWLPTLAEITETAIPNKEDIDGKSLIPIIKDKNAPSQHEVLHWATGDPESTTNSWAVRKGNWKLLGNPWDSEKELEFDEDDQLYLVDMAVDSTETTNVAKEHPEVLQELLKLHTDWNEEMIELKHRGE from the coding sequence ATGAAATACAACAACTTACTTTCATTTGCCCTTTGCTTATTTATTTTGACCTCTTGTCAGAAAGAACCCCGAGATCAAAATACTGAAAATAATGCTACGCAAATCCGCACTGCCAAAAACAAACCCAACATCCTTGTCATCTTCGCTGACGACCAAGGAACTTTCGACACGAATGCCTATGGCTCAAAAGACCTTGAAACCCCAAACCTGGACCGGATTGCCCACGAAGGGACACGCTTCACCCAATTTTATGCAGCAGCTCCGGTTTGTTCCCCTTCCAGGGCAAGCTTGATGACAGGAAAATTCAACCACCATGCCCGATTGTTTGGAAATGTAGCCCCGCCACATGCTGATCCTGAATTCAAATCGGGATTGCCTACTGATGAAATCACCATGGCCGAGATCTTTAAAGCTGATGGTTATAAAACCGGATTGATCGGCAAATGGCACTTGGGACACAGTCCCGAAAAGCTCCCTAACGGGCAAGGTTTTGACTACTTCTTTGGCCACCAAAGAGGATGTATCGACAATTTCTCCCACTTCTTCTTTTGGGCAGGCCCAAACATGCATGACCTTTATAGAAATGAAGAAGAGGTTTATTACCCCGGTCAATTCTTTGGAGACTTGATGGTGGACGAAGTGAAAAAATTCACGGCTCCTGAGACGGAAGATCCTTTCTTTGTCTACTGGGCCATTAACATGCCCCACTACCCTTACCAAGGCCGTCCAAAATGGCTGGAGCACTACAAAGACCTTCCATCCCCCCGCCGGGAATACGCCGCCTTTGTCAGCACCTATGACGAAATGATCGGAGAGGTTTTGGATCACTTGAAAGCTACTGGACAGCTTGACAACACCATCATCGTGTACCAATCGGACCACGGCCACAGCACGGAAGAGCGGGCCTTCTTTGGTGGCGGCAATAATGGCGTCTACCATGGCGCCAAGTTCTGCATGCTGGAAGGAGGCATCAGGGTGCCGGCCATGATTCGGTATCCAAAAGCAGTTCCTGCCAACCAAGTCCGCAATCAAATGGCCAACAGCATCGATTGGCTACCCACCTTGGCCGAGATCACCGAAACCGCTATCCCAAACAAGGAAGATATCGATGGAAAGAGCCTGATCCCAATCATTAAGGACAAAAATGCCCCCAGCCAACATGAAGTGCTCCATTGGGCCACGGGTGATCCGGAAAGCACCACCAACTCATGGGCAGTCAGAAAAGGGAACTGGAAGCTTTTGGGCAATCCTTGGGATTCTGAAAAAGAACTGGAATTTGACGAAGACGACCAGCTTTACTTGGTCGATATGGCCGTGGACTCAACCGAAACCACCAATGTCGCCAAAGAGCATCCCGAAGTCCTACAAGAACTCCTCAAGCTCCATACAGACTGGAACGAGGAAATGATCGAATTAAAACACCGGGGAGAATAA
- a CDS encoding RNA polymerase sigma factor, translated as MLDLGKNSDKVAVNALRGGSEEAFNVLFRKYSKKIYHISRKMSLGHEDAEGIVQEVFIKIWKNRQQLDSTLSFNAYLIAIVRSIVIRQLQRKANLTAYKKYSLQRMEDWDNQTEDQVIFSEMMNVSSKVMDTLPPGQKRVFLMRNLEDMSLDEIAEKLQVSKKTVKNQVFRANKAMRLSLLEQNIISLVGGVAVVLGDIFL; from the coding sequence ATGCTAGATCTAGGTAAAAATAGCGATAAAGTTGCTGTAAATGCTCTAAGAGGTGGTTCTGAGGAAGCTTTCAATGTTTTGTTTCGTAAGTATTCCAAAAAAATTTATCATATTTCCCGCAAAATGAGTTTGGGACATGAAGATGCGGAAGGAATCGTCCAAGAAGTTTTTATAAAAATTTGGAAAAACCGACAGCAGCTTGATAGTACGCTTTCATTCAATGCTTATCTGATTGCGATTGTTCGTTCCATTGTCATTCGGCAATTACAGCGCAAGGCCAATCTTACTGCCTATAAAAAATATTCCTTGCAAAGGATGGAGGATTGGGATAACCAGACTGAAGATCAAGTAATTTTTTCAGAAATGATGAATGTTTCTTCCAAGGTTATGGATACACTCCCGCCAGGTCAAAAGCGGGTATTTTTAATGAGGAATTTAGAAGATATGTCTTTGGATGAGATAGCGGAGAAGTTACAGGTTTCAAAGAAAACGGTTAAAAATCAGGTTTTTAGAGCTAATAAAGCCATGCGCTTGTCCCTGCTCGAGCAAAATATCATATCCTTGGTAGGAGGGGTGGCCGTTGTGCTAGGGGATATTTTTTTATAA
- a CDS encoding FecR family protein encodes MNKNRNIDEFFEGSLSVEEAKDFVRWLSSEEGKEELSAAIDEQWLKKTKEDVYPEWDTERLLEQTKKARKGEVFKVVRTSSKRKIPLSGSVNHGVGVLGSRMLRVAIGLVLILGLGYLLMVNTEEEKSFDVNAAPQIVSRSNAAGIKTKLSLPDGSVVYLNSESEVRYPKDFKSDRTITLKGEGYFKVKEDSLHPFSVKSRQFTTVALGTAFNVKAFDEEAVEVTLVSGKVEVSTSEASQSIRLFPGEAASLRKGGKELLKYKSDVAFVTQWMEGVLEFRKTDFKSIFRQLERWYGVDIQVKGQMTNAKGSGKFRDGESLDNVLEVLSYSELFDYKINKDKVTVIFK; translated from the coding sequence ATGAATAAAAACAGAAATATAGACGAATTTTTTGAAGGCAGCTTATCTGTGGAGGAGGCGAAAGATTTTGTTAGATGGCTTTCCTCTGAAGAAGGAAAAGAAGAACTCTCTGCGGCTATCGATGAGCAATGGTTAAAGAAGACAAAGGAAGACGTTTATCCAGAATGGGATACGGAAAGGCTTTTAGAGCAAACCAAAAAAGCTAGAAAAGGAGAGGTTTTTAAAGTTGTAAGGACATCCTCAAAGCGCAAAATTCCTCTTAGTGGATCTGTTAATCATGGTGTGGGAGTTTTGGGTTCTAGAATGTTAAGGGTAGCCATAGGCTTGGTGCTTATTCTTGGACTTGGTTATCTGTTGATGGTTAATACAGAGGAGGAAAAGTCTTTTGATGTAAATGCCGCTCCTCAAATCGTTAGTCGTAGCAACGCGGCGGGAATAAAAACAAAGCTTTCCTTGCCGGATGGGTCGGTAGTTTATTTGAATTCGGAAAGTGAAGTACGCTATCCTAAGGACTTTAAATCGGATAGGACGATCACTTTAAAGGGTGAGGGTTATTTTAAAGTAAAGGAAGACAGCCTTCACCCTTTTTCGGTAAAAAGCCGTCAGTTCACCACTGTAGCTTTGGGTACAGCCTTTAATGTCAAAGCATTTGATGAAGAGGCAGTGGAGGTGACTTTGGTCTCTGGAAAGGTGGAAGTAAGTACCTCGGAAGCGTCTCAATCGATCCGTTTATTCCCGGGAGAGGCTGCTAGCCTCCGTAAAGGAGGCAAGGAACTCTTGAAATATAAGTCTGATGTAGCTTTTGTGACTCAGTGGATGGAAGGAGTTTTAGAATTTCGAAAGACAGATTTTAAAAGCATATTCAGGCAATTGGAGCGGTGGTATGGTGTGGATATTCAAGTCAAGGGTCAAATGACCAATGCAAAGGGCTCGGGGAAGTTTAGGGATGGAGAATCGCTTGATAACGTCCTTGAAGTACTCAGTTATTCGGAATTGTTTGATTATAAGATCAATAAGGATAAAGTGACCGTGATATTTAAATAA
- a CDS encoding SusC/RagA family TonB-linked outer membrane protein translates to MATKYALYSCLIMVLFMCTLAATSVNAQAKDIEKVMVKLEMSEGSLSKVLSEIEAKSAFHFFFTDKSVDTEEQVKLAVSEGTVAEILRDIAEKSQLKFKQVNETISVNRAAYSKRKDGREEVIDKTVTGRVTSENEPAGIPGINVVLKGTTRGTVTDIDGKFTLSVPDEGAVLVFSSIGYVSQEVSVGTRLVLNVSMEEEVSALNEVVVVGFGSKEREDITGAVTTVKMDKVLGDRPVTDAAKALQGSVPGLQITYGSGQPGSGTSLQIRGFESINGGSPLVLVDNVPMSLDDVNPRDIESVNVLKDASAASIYGAEAAFGVILITTKSGGKNQPMKLEYSNNFGFTRPSTLPEKASPLEFTSALKSWGQQTYWTGQDVDSWIGYINEYNANPSAYPDGYITDDSGLRYYVRENDLYGEFLGASGFEQIHNLSVTGGGDKTSYRVSLGYNDEDGIMVTDKDSYTRYNVNLNLTTEISPKLTTTFNSFYKNGLRTGPVSGSWSSMYYSAINYHSATPIGMGEIDGERLPFETPANLIKYSPMRENYDELIRFFGRASFKPIEGLEINGEYTFEKKREEVQDPSYTPTLINPATLAIAPYQPSQSSYFTNTWKRNYHAVNLYGKYDKEIGSHDLHFMAGMNQQVSVAESFSASRQMLISPDTPGLSTATGVINVNDGYTDYGIIGFFGRVDYSLKDRYLLELNGRYDGSSRFPKGDRFGFFPSVAAAWKVSSEPFMAGIAQAITNLKLRASWGEIGNQAIERAWGNYPYLPTMSTYNAPWIDVSSGVRAVSLSSPDLVSASYTWERVRTLNLGVDFGLFDNKLYTAFDWYNRQTLDMLAPGSQLPSVLGASAPLQNVADLKTVGWELDVKWREDLGDFDYSLGFNLYDNSTEITSFQNEAGLINQFYVGQKMNEIWGFTTAGYYTVDDFVDGSLDDNLMNGQLIEGVPSYRGVNQNPGDVKYADLNGDGEIFTGNGTLSDPGDRSIIGNSTRRFEFGLNGSASYKNFDFSLFLRGIGKRDVWISNPVVFPYTFEFTTIYKHQLDYWTPENTDAFYPRNYPNGGGNYGGSLRTQTKYLYSGAYLRVQNITLGYSFNESLLDKLKINRLRVYMSGENLFNFDDLPDGLNADLTNVSQGGNYPFIKKVSIGLNVTL, encoded by the coding sequence ATGGCAACAAAGTATGCTTTATATAGCTGCTTGATCATGGTGCTTTTCATGTGTACTTTGGCTGCTACTTCCGTTAATGCGCAGGCAAAAGATATAGAGAAAGTAATGGTCAAGCTTGAAATGAGTGAAGGCTCCCTGAGCAAGGTGCTTTCTGAAATAGAAGCTAAATCCGCTTTCCATTTCTTTTTTACAGATAAAAGTGTGGATACGGAGGAGCAGGTTAAGTTGGCCGTATCAGAAGGTACAGTAGCCGAAATTTTGCGTGATATTGCAGAAAAATCACAGCTTAAGTTTAAACAAGTCAATGAGACCATTAGTGTAAATCGTGCAGCGTACTCCAAAAGAAAAGATGGACGGGAAGAGGTGATTGATAAAACCGTTACAGGAAGAGTTACTTCTGAAAATGAACCAGCAGGGATTCCTGGGATCAATGTGGTGTTGAAGGGAACTACCAGAGGTACAGTGACTGATATAGATGGTAAATTTACACTGTCCGTTCCTGATGAAGGAGCCGTATTGGTGTTTTCTTCGATAGGTTATGTCTCACAAGAAGTCTCTGTGGGCACACGATTAGTGTTAAATGTATCCATGGAAGAGGAGGTGTCAGCACTAAACGAAGTGGTTGTGGTGGGATTTGGCTCCAAAGAGCGAGAGGATATAACAGGAGCTGTGACTACGGTGAAAATGGATAAGGTGTTAGGAGATCGTCCGGTGACTGATGCGGCGAAGGCACTTCAGGGTTCTGTACCTGGACTTCAGATTACCTATGGTAGCGGTCAGCCGGGCTCAGGTACCTCATTACAGATCAGAGGTTTTGAATCTATTAATGGAGGATCTCCGCTGGTGTTGGTAGATAACGTACCGATGAGCCTAGACGATGTCAATCCTCGCGACATAGAAAGCGTAAATGTTTTGAAGGATGCTTCTGCGGCTTCCATCTATGGTGCTGAAGCAGCTTTTGGCGTAATCCTCATTACCACTAAATCAGGAGGGAAAAATCAACCAATGAAATTGGAGTACTCTAATAATTTTGGTTTCACCCGCCCCAGTACCTTGCCTGAGAAAGCCTCTCCTTTGGAATTTACGTCAGCACTGAAAAGTTGGGGGCAGCAGACCTATTGGACAGGGCAAGATGTGGACTCTTGGATAGGTTACATTAATGAGTATAATGCCAATCCCAGCGCATACCCCGATGGTTACATAACAGATGATAGTGGCCTAAGGTATTATGTCCGGGAAAATGACCTCTATGGGGAGTTTTTGGGAGCAAGTGGCTTTGAACAGATCCATAACCTGTCCGTGACAGGCGGTGGAGATAAGACCAGCTACCGGGTATCATTAGGCTATAATGACGAGGATGGTATCATGGTGACAGATAAAGACAGTTATACGCGCTATAATGTCAACTTAAACCTTACTACAGAGATATCTCCTAAGCTGACCACTACGTTTAATTCATTTTATAAAAATGGACTGCGTACTGGTCCCGTAAGCGGCAGTTGGAGTAGTATGTATTACAGTGCGATAAATTATCATTCTGCTACTCCTATCGGTATGGGAGAGATAGATGGCGAAAGATTGCCTTTTGAAACCCCAGCGAACTTAATAAAATACTCTCCGATGAGGGAGAACTATGATGAACTGATCAGATTTTTTGGTAGGGCTTCTTTTAAACCGATAGAAGGATTGGAAATCAACGGTGAATATACCTTCGAAAAGAAGCGTGAAGAGGTGCAGGATCCATCCTATACCCCTACTTTGATCAATCCTGCTACGTTGGCCATTGCTCCTTACCAGCCAAGCCAGTCTTCGTACTTTACGAATACTTGGAAGCGGAATTACCATGCGGTAAACCTTTATGGAAAATATGATAAGGAAATAGGTTCACACGACCTTCATTTTATGGCTGGAATGAACCAGCAGGTTTCGGTAGCGGAGAGCTTTAGTGCTTCTCGCCAGATGCTCATTTCTCCAGATACTCCAGGCCTTTCCACTGCCACTGGAGTGATCAACGTAAACGATGGTTACACAGATTATGGGATAATTGGATTCTTTGGCAGAGTTGATTACTCGCTTAAGGATCGGTACCTGTTGGAGTTGAATGGACGATATGATGGTTCTTCTCGCTTTCCGAAAGGCGATAGATTTGGCTTTTTCCCTTCCGTGGCAGCAGCATGGAAAGTGAGCAGTGAGCCGTTTATGGCAGGTATTGCTCAAGCGATAACAAACTTGAAATTAAGAGCTTCCTGGGGAGAGATCGGCAATCAGGCCATTGAAAGGGCTTGGGGGAATTACCCATATTTGCCTACCATGTCTACCTACAATGCACCATGGATTGATGTGAGTTCGGGTGTTAGGGCTGTCAGTCTTTCTTCTCCAGACCTCGTGAGTGCTAGTTATACTTGGGAGCGGGTTAGGACCCTAAACTTGGGCGTTGATTTTGGATTATTTGACAACAAGCTTTATACCGCTTTTGACTGGTACAATAGACAGACACTGGATATGCTCGCTCCAGGCTCTCAGTTGCCAAGTGTTTTAGGGGCTTCTGCGCCATTGCAAAATGTTGCTGACCTGAAAACAGTAGGATGGGAGCTGGATGTGAAGTGGAGAGAAGACCTTGGGGATTTTGACTATAGCTTAGGGTTTAATTTATATGATAACTCCACCGAAATCACTTCTTTTCAAAATGAAGCAGGCCTTATCAATCAATTTTATGTAGGGCAGAAAATGAATGAAATATGGGGCTTTACCACTGCTGGGTATTATACAGTCGATGATTTTGTGGACGGATCATTGGATGATAACCTTATGAATGGCCAGCTTATCGAGGGGGTGCCTTCTTACCGGGGAGTGAATCAAAATCCCGGTGATGTAAAATACGCAGATTTGAATGGTGATGGAGAGATCTTTACAGGAAACGGTACCCTTTCAGACCCGGGTGATCGATCGATAATAGGTAATTCTACACGACGCTTTGAGTTTGGACTCAATGGTTCAGCTTCCTATAAGAACTTTGACTTTTCACTGTTTTTACGGGGAATTGGTAAGCGGGATGTCTGGATCAGTAACCCAGTGGTCTTTCCTTACACTTTTGAATTTACGACCATTTATAAGCACCAACTGGATTACTGGACACCGGAAAATACTGATGCTTTTTATCCTAGAAATTATCCCAATGGAGGAGGGAATTACGGAGGGAGTTTAAGGACTCAGACGAAGTACCTTTACAGCGGTGCCTATTTGAGGGTACAGAACATTACTCTTGGGTACTCCTTCAATGAGTCACTGCTGGATAAATTGAAAATCAATCGTCTGCGAGTATACATGTCAGGGGAGAACCTGTTCAACTTTGATGATCTTCCTGATGGGTTAAATGCTGACTTGACCAATGTAAGTCAAGGAGGTAACTATCCATTTATTAAGAAGGTGTCCATTGGCCTAAATGTTACACTCTAA